The following coding sequences are from one Candidatus Methylacidiphilales bacterium window:
- the lipA gene encoding lipoyl synthase: MSVIQTERKPPWLKARIPGGEEYTKVKELVHTHKLHTVCESAHCPNLGECWSRGTATVMILGGVCTRSCGFCAIDTGKPVELDWGEPARVADAVRIMNLRHVVITSVARDELPDGGSEIWARTIRAVRHVNPNTGIEVLIPDFKGHWEDLYRVLNARPDILNHNVETVPRLHKLVRPQAKYERSLEMLSRAKEKGFVTKCSIMLGIGEREDELDRVLRDLAAIRVDILTLGQYLRPSANHLPVDRWVPPEEFASWKERALELGFGVCESGPLVRSSYHADKQSDRYARPGVAVSVGA, encoded by the coding sequence ATGTCCGTCATTCAAACAGAACGCAAACCTCCCTGGCTGAAGGCCAGGATTCCGGGCGGCGAGGAATACACCAAGGTCAAGGAACTGGTGCATACCCACAAGCTGCACACGGTTTGCGAAAGCGCGCACTGCCCGAATCTGGGCGAATGTTGGAGCCGGGGCACGGCCACGGTCATGATTTTGGGCGGCGTCTGTACGCGTTCGTGCGGTTTCTGCGCCATTGACACTGGCAAACCGGTGGAACTCGACTGGGGAGAGCCCGCCCGGGTGGCGGATGCGGTGCGGATCATGAATTTGCGGCATGTGGTCATCACGTCGGTGGCGCGTGACGAACTGCCCGACGGCGGCTCTGAAATCTGGGCGCGCACCATCCGCGCGGTGCGGCATGTGAACCCGAATACCGGCATTGAAGTGTTGATTCCGGACTTCAAGGGGCATTGGGAGGATTTGTACCGGGTCTTGAACGCCAGGCCTGACATCTTGAACCACAACGTGGAGACCGTACCGCGCCTGCACAAACTTGTGCGGCCGCAGGCCAAATACGAGCGCTCATTGGAGATGTTGAGCCGCGCGAAGGAGAAGGGTTTTGTCACGAAGTGCAGCATCATGCTCGGCATTGGCGAACGGGAAGATGAGCTGGATCGGGTCTTGCGCGACCTGGCGGCCATCCGGGTGGACATTTTGACCTTGGGCCAGTATTTGCGGCCGTCTGCAAATCATCTGCCTGTGGACCGCTGGGTGCCGCCGGAGGAGTTTGCTTCCTGGAAGGAACGGGCGCTGGAGCTGGGATTTGGCGTGTGCGAGAGCGGGCCTCTGGTGCGAAGCTCCTATCATGCCGACAAGCAGTCGGACCGTTATGCGCGGCCTGGAGTTGCGGTATCGGTTGGGGCCTGA
- the lpdA gene encoding dihydrolipoyl dehydrogenase, whose amino-acid sequence MEYDLIVIGGGPAGYVGAIRAAQLGKKVVCVEQERAGGTCLNWGCIPTKALLKSAELYHTFKRAEDFGLSAKEVSFDFAKVVQRSRGVADTMAKGIEFLFRNKKVDSVAGKAKIQKDKKVLVTSADGKTQTLSGKNILLCTGALARHMPGVKVDGKTVLTSREALALEKQPKSIVIIGAGAIGVEFAYFFNSFGTKVTLVEMLPQILPIEDHEVAELVARSFTKSGIEVLADTKVDKVEVGAKGVKVALAGKNSKVVEAEALLVAIGLQPNLEGVQGEGLKLDLDPKGWVKTDEKYQTNVPGIYAAGDIIGPPWLAHVASHEAIEAVEGIFVKGKKPHKVEVFPGCTYCQPQVASIGLTEAKAREKGLKFKVGKFPYRASGRAVAAGEPEGFVKLIIGQPHGEVLGAHIVGSEATELIGELGIAITLEATVDEILATIHAHPTLTEMIAEASLASKGEAIHI is encoded by the coding sequence ATGGAATATGACTTGATTGTAATAGGCGGTGGCCCAGCGGGTTACGTGGGGGCCATTCGCGCCGCCCAACTGGGCAAAAAAGTGGTTTGCGTGGAACAGGAACGCGCGGGCGGTACCTGTTTGAACTGGGGTTGCATTCCCACCAAAGCCCTGCTGAAAAGCGCCGAGCTGTACCACACCTTCAAACGGGCCGAGGATTTCGGGCTCAGCGCCAAGGAAGTCAGCTTCGACTTTGCGAAGGTCGTCCAGCGCAGTCGCGGCGTGGCCGATACCATGGCCAAAGGCATCGAATTTTTGTTCCGGAACAAGAAGGTGGATTCCGTGGCCGGCAAGGCCAAAATCCAGAAGGACAAAAAAGTGCTGGTGACGTCCGCCGATGGCAAGACCCAGACGCTTTCCGGAAAAAACATCCTGCTCTGCACGGGAGCGCTCGCGCGCCATATGCCCGGCGTGAAAGTGGATGGCAAAACGGTATTGACCAGCCGCGAGGCCCTGGCATTGGAAAAGCAGCCAAAATCCATTGTCATCATAGGCGCGGGCGCCATCGGGGTCGAATTCGCCTACTTTTTCAATTCATTCGGCACGAAGGTCACGCTGGTCGAAATGCTGCCGCAGATTCTGCCGATCGAAGACCATGAAGTGGCTGAGCTCGTGGCGCGCAGTTTCACAAAGAGCGGTATTGAAGTGCTGGCCGACACAAAAGTCGATAAGGTCGAAGTGGGCGCAAAAGGCGTCAAGGTCGCGCTTGCCGGAAAAAACTCCAAGGTGGTGGAAGCCGAGGCCTTGCTGGTCGCCATCGGCCTTCAGCCGAATCTCGAAGGCGTCCAGGGCGAGGGATTGAAGCTTGATCTGGACCCGAAAGGCTGGGTCAAGACGGATGAAAAATATCAGACGAACGTTCCCGGCATTTACGCCGCGGGCGACATCATCGGCCCGCCCTGGCTGGCGCATGTGGCGTCGCATGAGGCGATTGAGGCGGTGGAGGGGATTTTTGTGAAAGGCAAGAAGCCGCACAAGGTCGAGGTGTTCCCGGGCTGCACCTATTGCCAGCCGCAGGTCGCGTCCATCGGTCTGACCGAGGCAAAGGCCAGGGAAAAGGGATTGAAATTCAAGGTTGGAAAATTCCCGTATCGCGCGAGCGGACGCGCAGTGGCGGCGGGCGAGCCGGAAGGTTTTGTGAAGCTTATCATCGGCCAACCGCATGGCGAAGTACTCGGGGCGCACATTGTCGGCAGCGAAGCGACGGAATTGATCGGCGAGTTGGGAATCGCCATCACGTTGGAGGCGACTGTGGATGAGATCCTTGCGACCATCCATGCGCACCCCACGTTGACTGAAATGATTGCCGAGGCGAGTCTGGCTTCCAAGGGCGAGGCGATTCATATTTAA
- a CDS encoding C1 family peptidase gives MSAKKHRTTAAKKSIQKRKKAAVTKPFPPLRMSGNPIAWYGWHADLPDHRDLLYSAIRPVRPALPPVVDLREKCSTVENQGELGSCTANALVGALEFLELKRGGYFSDLSRLFLYYNERVLTHTTQQDSGGYLRDGIKTLNKQGICTETHWPYDIKKFTVKPPAKCYVEAEQRQILSYHSVRELDDARACLAEGYPVVFGFSVYTAFESREVAKTGIVNYPSRAERPVGGHAVFAVGYNDSEQRFIVRNSWGADWGLLGYFTMPYEYAFGGGGRQALASDFWTIRDMEYL, from the coding sequence ATGAGTGCTAAAAAACACAGGACAACTGCCGCAAAGAAGAGTATTCAAAAAAGAAAAAAGGCCGCTGTTACAAAACCTTTCCCGCCGTTGCGCATGTCGGGAAATCCGATTGCCTGGTACGGCTGGCATGCGGATTTGCCGGATCACCGCGATCTTCTTTATTCGGCCATCAGGCCTGTACGGCCCGCGCTGCCGCCCGTTGTTGATTTGCGTGAAAAATGTTCAACGGTGGAAAACCAGGGGGAATTGGGCAGTTGCACCGCCAACGCATTGGTTGGAGCGCTGGAGTTTCTGGAACTCAAGCGCGGGGGATACTTCAGCGATCTCAGCCGCCTTTTCCTTTACTATAATGAGCGTGTGCTGACCCACACGACCCAACAAGACAGTGGCGGCTATCTGCGCGACGGCATCAAAACCCTGAACAAACAGGGGATTTGTACCGAGACGCACTGGCCGTATGACATCAAAAAATTCACCGTCAAACCACCCGCCAAATGCTATGTTGAAGCCGAACAGCGCCAGATTTTATCCTACCATTCCGTCCGCGAGTTGGATGATGCACGGGCTTGCCTGGCCGAGGGCTACCCGGTTGTCTTCGGCTTCAGCGTCTATACGGCTTTTGAATCCCGGGAAGTGGCCAAAACCGGAATTGTAAATTATCCGTCGCGCGCAGAAAGGCCGGTCGGCGGCCATGCGGTGTTCGCGGTTGGGTACAATGACTCCGAGCAAAGGTTTATCGTGCGCAATTCCTGGGGGGCGGATTGGGGGTTGCTCGGTTATTTTACCATGCCGTACGAATACGCGTTTGGCGGCGGCGGACGCCAGGCTCTGGCCTCGGATTTCTGGACCATTCGGGACATGGAATACTTGTAG
- a CDS encoding HAMP domain-containing sensor histidine kinase — MPSKSVLQPWLGLGLSLRLTLWYSVFFIATILGIYAMTYFLLSGFVRDHEVTILETRTQEYRAWLPEGGLPALKARFDEQRNRTPEAFFIRVVTPAGQTIFWNMADGSPAPGTDVIQRLDTTHEVMDFSATAGDKTSRWTVVTRQIGQGIILQVGKNSTESLLILAKLQSIFLITITPLVLLALAGGALITHNTTRPLRDLSGTIHKLLEQNNLEARVPVRSSDPELGHLSALFNRLLETNAKLIRAMREALDNTAHDLRTPLTRLRNSAEQALDRGRSIEDLREGLSDCLEESDYVLKMLEANMDVMEAGAGALKLNKTTVNLADACRRVMELYEFTSEEKQIRLQIEESEPVSVLADSVRLEQVIGNLVDNALKYSPSESVITMRISREGSHGLLRVTDQGAGISGHDLPKIWDRLYRGDSSRSKRGLGLGLSLVKAVVTAHNGTVDVESHTNQGSIFSVRLPLAV; from the coding sequence ATGCCGTCTAAATCCGTTTTACAGCCCTGGTTGGGATTGGGCCTGAGCCTGCGCCTGACCTTGTGGTATTCGGTGTTTTTCATCGCCACCATCCTGGGCATATATGCCATGACGTATTTTTTGTTGTCAGGGTTTGTCCGCGACCACGAGGTCACGATTCTGGAAACACGCACCCAGGAATACCGGGCCTGGCTCCCGGAGGGCGGACTGCCGGCCCTTAAAGCCCGCTTCGATGAGCAGCGCAATCGGACCCCGGAGGCATTCTTCATCCGCGTCGTCACCCCGGCCGGCCAGACCATATTCTGGAACATGGCGGACGGCTCGCCCGCGCCCGGCACGGATGTCATCCAGCGTCTCGATACCACGCATGAAGTGATGGATTTTTCCGCAACGGCGGGGGATAAAACCAGCCGCTGGACCGTTGTGACCCGGCAGATCGGGCAGGGGATCATCCTTCAGGTTGGAAAAAACTCGACTGAGTCGCTGCTCATCCTGGCCAAGCTGCAGTCCATCTTTTTAATAACGATCACACCGCTGGTGCTGCTGGCGCTGGCGGGTGGAGCCCTCATTACCCATAACACCACACGCCCCCTGCGGGACCTCAGCGGCACGATTCACAAATTGCTGGAGCAAAACAATCTTGAGGCCCGGGTGCCGGTCCGCTCCAGCGATCCCGAGCTGGGCCATCTCAGCGCCCTGTTCAACCGGCTCCTGGAAACAAATGCCAAATTGATCCGCGCCATGCGCGAGGCTCTGGACAACACAGCGCATGACTTGCGCACCCCGCTGACCCGGCTGCGCAATTCTGCCGAGCAGGCGCTGGATCGGGGCCGGAGCATCGAGGATCTGCGCGAAGGCCTTTCGGATTGCCTCGAAGAATCCGATTACGTCCTCAAAATGCTGGAAGCCAACATGGACGTGATGGAAGCCGGTGCCGGCGCCCTCAAGCTCAACAAAACGACGGTGAATCTCGCCGATGCCTGCCGCCGGGTAATGGAACTCTACGAATTCACCTCCGAGGAAAAACAAATCCGGCTTCAGATCGAGGAAAGCGAACCCGTATCGGTTTTGGCCGACTCGGTTCGACTCGAACAGGTGATCGGCAATCTTGTGGACAATGCGTTGAAATACAGCCCTTCCGAATCCGTCATTACGATGCGGATTTCCCGGGAGGGGAGCCATGGCCTTTTACGCGTGACGGACCAGGGTGCGGGCATTTCCGGGCATGACTTGCCCAAGATCTGGGACCGGCTCTACCGGGGCGACAGCAGCCGCAGCAAGCGCGGGCTTGGGCTCGGGCTCAGCCTGGTGAAGGCTGTTGTCACGGCCCACAACGGGACGGTGGATGTGGAAAGTCACACCAACCAGGGCTCGATCTTCAGCGTGCGGCTGCCGTTGGCTGTTTGA
- a CDS encoding response regulator transcription factor — protein sequence MKILVVEDDKKISSFIARGLKENGFTVDLAKDGIEGLHLALTGQHDAAVLDLMLPGMDGITLLERLRAARSRTPVLILSARHTVDDRVRGLQAGGDDYMTKPFSFTELMARIHALLRRSNGLSESQVLSVGDLNLDLLKREAARGGKPIPLQAKEFALLEYLMRNVGRIVTKTSILEHVYDYNFDPQTNVVDVLVCRLRNKIDRDSGLKLIHTVRGMGYTLKQGY from the coding sequence ATGAAAATACTGGTTGTTGAAGACGACAAAAAAATCAGTTCCTTTATTGCACGGGGCTTGAAAGAAAACGGGTTCACCGTGGACCTGGCCAAGGATGGAATTGAAGGGCTGCATCTTGCCCTGACCGGACAACATGACGCCGCCGTTCTGGACCTCATGCTTCCCGGCATGGATGGCATTACCCTTCTGGAACGGCTCCGGGCCGCCCGTTCCCGCACTCCCGTGTTGATCTTGAGCGCACGGCATACGGTCGATGACCGGGTGCGCGGCCTACAGGCCGGCGGGGACGATTATATGACCAAGCCCTTTTCCTTTACCGAACTGATGGCACGGATTCACGCCCTGCTCCGGCGTTCGAACGGGTTGTCCGAATCGCAGGTGCTGTCGGTCGGGGACCTGAATCTGGATTTGTTGAAACGGGAAGCCGCGCGCGGCGGCAAGCCCATTCCGTTGCAGGCCAAGGAATTTGCCCTGCTTGAATATCTGATGCGCAACGTGGGCCGGATTGTGACCAAAACCTCCATCCTGGAACACGTCTATGATTATAATTTCGATCCGCAAACCAACGTCGTGGACGTGTTGGTATGCCGGTTGCGAAACAAGATCGACCGCGATTCGGGCTTAAAATTGATCCACACCGTGCGGGGCATGGGCTACACTCTGAAACAAGGATACTGA
- a CDS encoding transposase, with the protein MARQLRIEYGGAFYHVMARGDRREDIVEDKQDRELFLRTLGEACDKTGWRVHAWVLMSNHYHMVLQTPEPNLVAGMKWFQNTYTRRLNCRHHLWGHVFGGRYKAIVVEAGRKRAAGTSAIAYLALLIDYVHLNPLRAGLVNPQTGKGLLGYYWSSLTQGYGCVPGVRPDWLETELGFSLANTKDSASGRHDYVKRLEAIGLSEQGQTLDGQTLNSTLQRGWYWGGQQFREKLLKLLDPKKQRSNRNYRSSPQTREQSSALAEGLIESGLKAFGLKENDLKSTSGSRPEKAVIAAALKEKTTVSQKWIAERLWMKSAGNVCQQVRRLTLGQIPTDKMHQQWQKLVKNS; encoded by the coding sequence ATGGCACGGCAACTGCGGATTGAATATGGCGGGGCTTTCTACCACGTCATGGCCCGGGGAGACCGCCGTGAGGATATCGTGGAAGACAAACAGGACCGGGAACTCTTCCTGCGCACTTTGGGTGAAGCCTGTGACAAGACCGGCTGGCGCGTACATGCGTGGGTCTTGATGTCCAACCATTACCACATGGTTCTGCAAACACCGGAACCCAACCTGGTGGCGGGCATGAAATGGTTCCAAAACACGTACACCCGTCGGCTGAATTGCCGTCATCACCTATGGGGCCATGTGTTTGGAGGACGCTACAAAGCCATTGTGGTTGAAGCAGGCAGAAAACGCGCTGCCGGCACAAGCGCCATTGCGTATCTGGCTCTTCTCATCGACTATGTTCATCTCAACCCCCTGAGGGCTGGATTGGTGAATCCACAAACGGGCAAGGGCCTGTTGGGATATTATTGGAGCAGTCTTACCCAAGGCTATGGCTGTGTGCCGGGAGTCAGACCCGACTGGCTTGAAACGGAACTGGGTTTTAGTTTGGCCAACACCAAGGATTCCGCTTCCGGAAGACACGATTACGTGAAACGCCTGGAAGCTATCGGCTTGTCCGAGCAGGGACAAACATTGGATGGGCAGACCCTAAATAGCACCTTGCAGAGGGGTTGGTATTGGGGCGGGCAGCAATTTCGTGAAAAGCTGCTCAAACTCCTGGATCCGAAGAAACAGCGGTCCAATCGCAATTACCGCAGCAGTCCACAAACGCGGGAACAAAGCAGCGCCTTGGCCGAAGGACTTATCGAGAGCGGGTTGAAGGCGTTTGGCCTGAAAGAAAACGACCTCAAATCCACGTCTGGAAGCAGGCCTGAGAAAGCGGTGATTGCGGCCGCATTGAAAGAAAAAACCACCGTGTCGCAGAAGTGGATAGCCGAACGGCTATGGATGAAAAGCGCGGGGAACGTCTGCCAGCAGGTGAGAAGGCTGACGCTGGGGCAAATCCCCACAGACAAAATGCACCAGCAATGGCAAAAGCTTGTCAAGAATAGTTGA
- a CDS encoding NapC/NirT family cytochrome c → MSETSQRRFSLPGLFKNWLSLAGAILAVASCFAFILLFVVDLLAHHGNPYMGILAYVVAPGFLFLGLGLVAAGYWFQLRQLRLAGAAAPSLALTIDLNRPRDRKILGAFAAAAVLFLFMTALGSYQTYHYTESVQFCGQACHVPMEPEFITAQHSPHARVDCVACHVGPGAVAYFRTKVNGTRQLYHTVLNDFDRPIRLTAAKQRPAQETCETCHWPNKVTGDLEKVNRHFLTDEKNTPFTVKLLLRVGRGNPLQGQPGGIHWHMNTGSKVEYIAKDELRSIIPWIRMTDSNGVVTEYRTPDFKDDPSKYTIHQMDCMDCHNRPSHKFRTPNDAVDHALAEGYVDAAIPWVKSKMVAALVQPYATKEEALKKIDAALRSAYPNRSDVGAIIGQTQEIYRLNFFPEMKADWRVHPDNIGHKEWNGCFRCHDGEHKATDGKSTVKASDCTACHIIMGQGSGPELDKLDSQGVKFAHPGGELDAGSKCSDCHDGTL, encoded by the coding sequence ATGAGTGAAACATCCCAGCGGCGGTTCTCATTGCCGGGCCTGTTTAAAAACTGGCTGAGCCTTGCGGGCGCCATCCTGGCTGTCGCCAGTTGCTTTGCGTTCATTCTGCTCTTTGTCGTTGATCTTCTCGCGCATCACGGCAACCCCTACATGGGCATTCTGGCCTATGTGGTTGCCCCAGGATTTCTTTTCCTCGGCCTGGGTCTGGTTGCGGCCGGGTATTGGTTTCAACTGCGTCAGCTACGCCTGGCCGGGGCCGCCGCGCCGTCGCTGGCTCTTACCATCGACCTCAACCGCCCGCGCGACCGGAAAATCCTGGGCGCATTTGCGGCCGCTGCCGTGTTGTTTCTTTTCATGACAGCGCTGGGCAGCTACCAGACCTATCATTATACCGAGTCGGTGCAATTTTGCGGCCAGGCCTGCCATGTTCCCATGGAACCGGAATTCATCACCGCCCAGCATTCACCGCACGCGAGGGTGGATTGCGTGGCCTGCCATGTGGGGCCCGGGGCCGTGGCTTATTTCAGGACCAAGGTCAATGGTACGCGCCAGTTGTATCATACCGTTCTAAATGACTTCGACCGTCCGATACGGCTGACGGCGGCCAAGCAACGGCCTGCCCAGGAAACCTGTGAGACCTGCCACTGGCCCAACAAGGTCACCGGCGATCTGGAAAAAGTGAACCGCCATTTCCTGACGGATGAAAAGAACACCCCTTTCACTGTCAAACTGCTGTTGCGGGTTGGCCGTGGCAATCCGCTGCAAGGACAGCCGGGCGGCATTCATTGGCACATGAACACCGGCAGCAAGGTTGAATACATCGCCAAGGACGAATTGCGCAGCATCATTCCATGGATCCGGATGACCGACTCCAACGGTGTGGTGACCGAATACCGCACACCGGATTTCAAGGACGATCCCTCCAAGTACACCATCCATCAGATGGACTGCATGGATTGCCACAACCGGCCCTCGCACAAATTCCGCACCCCGAACGATGCGGTGGACCATGCGCTGGCGGAGGGGTATGTGGATGCCGCGATTCCCTGGGTCAAATCCAAAATGGTGGCCGCCCTGGTCCAGCCGTATGCGACCAAGGAGGAGGCTTTGAAAAAGATCGACGCCGCTTTGCGTTCGGCCTATCCCAATCGCAGTGACGTGGGGGCCATTATTGGCCAGACCCAGGAGATTTATCGGTTGAATTTTTTCCCCGAGATGAAAGCGGACTGGCGGGTGCATCCTGACAACATTGGGCACAAGGAATGGAACGGTTGCTTCCGCTGCCACGACGGCGAGCACAAGGCCACAGACGGTAAATCGACGGTCAAAGCCAGCGATTGCACCGCCTGCCATATTATCATGGGCCAGGGCAGCGGGCCCGAATTGGACAAGCTGGATTCGCAGGGCGTAAAGTTCGCGCATCCGGGTGGCGAGCTGGATGCGGGTTCCAAGTGCAGCGACTGCCACGACGGCACGCTTTGA
- a CDS encoding cytochrome c, whose translation MKSKIQILLITACMILSAAAVHAADGKALYDANCASCHGKDGSGNTPMGKKFGLKNYQDAGVQAALDDATATKVIQDGKDKMKAFKDKLSADDIKAVIAHIRTFKK comes from the coding sequence ATGAAATCAAAAATCCAAATCCTGTTGATTACCGCATGCATGATCCTGAGCGCCGCCGCAGTCCATGCAGCCGACGGCAAAGCCCTGTATGACGCCAACTGCGCCTCCTGCCACGGCAAGGACGGCAGCGGCAACACGCCCATGGGCAAAAAGTTCGGGCTCAAAAACTACCAGGATGCCGGAGTGCAGGCCGCCTTGGACGACGCCACAGCCACCAAGGTGATCCAGGATGGCAAGGATAAGATGAAGGCGTTCAAAGACAAATTGAGCGCTGACGACATCAAGGCTGTGATCGCCCATATCCGCACCTTCAAGAAATAA
- a CDS encoding cytochrome c3 family protein, translating into MNRHTLLARCRTLAQRLRNSPGKSIGILGAAFGLIVILASCGMPSQELVIPPNIPGATFVGSKACEDCHEPITKDFKTADHARLMAKGKNAENVGCESCHGPGSQHVSSGGAAHTIINPHKSPETCFQCHLETKAKFNLPSHHPVLEGRISCTDCHNPHSGRAIKGGGTSPMGKNETCFQCHTAQKGPFVFEHEAVREGCVTCHDPHGSVNPKQLVARNHTLCLKCHFQQQTTPGGLNISTGGTHNARALQGTCWSSGCHEAVHGSQVNSHFRY; encoded by the coding sequence ATGAACAGGCATACTTTACTGGCCCGATGCCGCACCCTGGCCCAACGACTGCGCAACAGCCCCGGAAAATCAATCGGTATCCTGGGGGCCGCTTTTGGTTTGATAGTCATTCTGGCTTCCTGCGGCATGCCTTCCCAGGAACTGGTCATTCCCCCCAATATCCCGGGCGCAACCTTCGTCGGCTCCAAGGCCTGCGAGGATTGCCACGAGCCTATCACGAAGGATTTCAAGACCGCCGACCATGCCCGCTTGATGGCAAAGGGCAAAAACGCCGAAAACGTGGGTTGCGAATCCTGCCACGGGCCCGGCAGCCAGCATGTCAGTTCCGGCGGTGCGGCGCATACCATCATCAATCCGCACAAGTCGCCTGAAACCTGTTTTCAGTGCCATCTGGAGACCAAGGCGAAATTCAATCTCCCGAGCCATCATCCGGTTCTGGAAGGCAGGATCAGTTGTACCGACTGCCACAACCCGCACAGCGGCCGGGCGATCAAGGGCGGCGGCACGAGTCCCATGGGCAAAAACGAAACCTGTTTCCAGTGCCATACGGCGCAAAAGGGGCCGTTTGTATTCGAGCATGAGGCGGTTCGCGAGGGTTGTGTGACCTGCCACGATCCGCATGGTTCGGTCAATCCGAAGCAACTGGTCGCGCGGAACCACACGCTTTGCCTGAAGTGCCATTTCCAGCAGCAAACCACGCCGGGAGGGCTGAACATCAGCACGGGTGGCACCCATAACGCACGGGCGCTGCAGGGCACTTGTTGGTCCAGCGGCTGCCATGAGGCGGTGCACGGTTCCCAGGTCAACTCACATTTTAGGTATTAA
- the ccsA gene encoding cytochrome c biogenesis protein CcsA — protein sequence MKRYIPWIALGLAALWLASNSRPPQTGSDGFDMASFGKLPVLVGGRVKPIDTVARNSLVIIHGRQTLRLEDGRQLEASRWLADMLFNAPVADKYPVFAIHNPDVFGLFGWEQGEKKYFSYVEITPFLKKIDEQGTRAEDMEAVQRSPYQTAILNLRNSLVLYQRLKNSLQPDDAEDFANEIDAYAQIFQAGRDAAHAHEKGGKFDKGKLDMFQQFSDRYTTLAEMAYILSIPPAQAGTGLHGDWMSMGQSLLNAASAGGVNPVVKAYALIGDAYRKNDPALFNRHVQDLGGWMAKNEPQATSRTAYEFTFNWLEPFYQAMGLYVLVFLLVCASWIFWTQCLNRSAFYVLLLALAVHTFGLFSRMYLQERPPVTNLYSSAVFIGWGTVIIGLILERIFRDGIGAACAAVIGFITLVIAHNLAGSGDTLEMMQAVLDTNIWLATHVVAITTGYSAMFFAGVLAIFYVVRGVFTRSLNQQSAQALARMIYGVICFATLFSFVGTVLGGIWADQSWGRFWGWDAKENGALLIVLWCALILHARWGGYIRQRGLVVMALFGNVITSFSWFGVNMLGVGLHSYGFMEKAFPWLLGFVISQLALMGIALIPQTQWRSFKTATQS from the coding sequence ATGAAACGTTATATTCCCTGGATTGCCCTGGGGCTTGCCGCACTCTGGCTGGCCTCGAATTCACGCCCGCCCCAAACAGGATCCGATGGTTTTGACATGGCGTCGTTCGGAAAGCTGCCGGTGCTGGTTGGCGGCCGGGTCAAGCCTATCGATACGGTTGCGCGCAATTCGCTGGTCATCATTCATGGCCGTCAAACCCTCCGCCTGGAAGACGGGCGCCAGCTTGAGGCGTCACGCTGGCTGGCGGATATGTTGTTCAACGCGCCGGTGGCGGACAAATATCCGGTATTCGCCATCCACAATCCGGATGTATTCGGCCTCTTCGGCTGGGAGCAGGGCGAGAAGAAATATTTCAGTTATGTGGAGATCACGCCGTTCCTGAAGAAAATTGATGAGCAGGGAACGCGGGCGGAGGACATGGAGGCGGTCCAGCGCTCGCCCTATCAGACGGCCATTTTAAACCTGCGCAATTCCCTGGTGCTCTATCAGCGGCTTAAAAACAGCCTGCAGCCGGATGACGCGGAGGATTTTGCGAATGAAATCGATGCCTATGCGCAAATCTTTCAAGCAGGGCGTGATGCCGCACATGCGCACGAAAAGGGCGGGAAATTTGACAAGGGAAAGCTGGATATGTTTCAGCAGTTTTCCGACCGCTACACGACATTGGCTGAAATGGCGTATATACTTTCCATTCCACCGGCACAGGCAGGGACGGGATTGCACGGCGATTGGATGTCGATGGGCCAGAGCCTCTTGAATGCGGCCTCCGCAGGCGGGGTCAATCCCGTCGTGAAGGCCTATGCGCTGATTGGCGACGCTTATCGAAAGAACGATCCAGCGTTGTTCAACCGGCACGTGCAGGATCTTGGCGGCTGGATGGCTAAGAACGAGCCGCAGGCAACAAGCCGCACGGCGTATGAGTTTACATTCAACTGGCTGGAACCTTTTTACCAGGCCATGGGGCTGTATGTGCTGGTGTTTCTTTTGGTGTGTGCTTCGTGGATTTTCTGGACTCAATGTCTGAACCGCTCGGCCTTTTATGTGCTGCTGCTTGCGCTGGCGGTGCACACGTTCGGCTTGTTCAGCCGCATGTATCTGCAGGAACGTCCGCCGGTCACCAATCTGTATTCCTCGGCGGTTTTCATTGGTTGGGGCACTGTCATTATTGGGCTTATTCTGGAGCGGATTTTCCGCGACGGCATCGGCGCCGCCTGCGCTGCTGTGATTGGTTTCATCACGCTGGTCATCGCGCACAATCTCGCCGGCAGTGGTGACACGCTTGAAATGATGCAGGCCGTGCTCGATACCAATATCTGGCTGGCGACCCATGTGGTGGCGATCACGACGGGCTATTCCGCGATGTTTTTTGCCGGGGTGCTGGCTATCTTTTATGTGGTGCGCGGTGTGTTCACCCGTTCGCTGAACCAGCAGTCGGCGCAAGCCCTGGCCCGGATGATTTATGGCGTGATTTGTTTTGCGACGCTGTTCAGCTTTGTGGGTACGGTTCTGGGCGGCATCTGGGCGGACCAATCCTGGGGCCGGTTCTGGGGCTGGGACGCGAAGGAAAACGGGGCGCTGCTGATTGTGCTGTGGTGCGCGCTGATTTTGCATGCGCGTTGGGGTGGGTATATCCGGCAGCGGGGCTTGGTGGTCATGGCGCTCTTTGGGAATGTGATCACGAGTTTTTCATGGTTTGGGGTGAACATGCTGGGGGTGGGCTTGCACTCTTATGGGTTCATGGAGAAGGCTTTCCCGTGGCTGCTTGGCTTTGTCATAAGCCAGTTGGCATTGATGGGGATTGCGTTGATACCGCAGACGCAGTGGCGGAGTTTCAAGACTGCGACTCAGTCTTAA